The DNA sequence GTCTGGTTGTTCGGCCGAAACAAGTTCAACAGGCTCTGGCGGGCAGCAAAGCCCCATGAATGGGGAAAGTACCGTTTCACAATTTTCATGAAAAACTTGGCAGTGCCCCCCAAAACGGCAAAAACAGCGATTAGGGCCAGTACAAAAAAGAGGGCATACTGAAGGTTGTCCAACAACCAATAAGAAAAAGCGAAGATGAAGAGCATAATGGCGGTAAACACCACTGCTCTGGCCGTCTTTGATTTCTGCACGCCATTGTCTTGAATGCGCAGTACCTGTAGTGGAGAAACAAACCACGTGCCCAACAACGGACTCATGGCAAAGAGTATCGACATCAAAATGCCCAAGGCCAGCCCCACAACTATCGCATCGGGCACCCAACTCACCTCTACCTCAAAGGGCAAAAAGTCTTGCAGCACAAATGGAAACGATTGCTGTAGCAACAAACCGGCCAACACCCCAAACAGACCACCTACGAGACCCATTCCCGCAATTTGTAACAGATAGATGAAAAATGTCTGTCTTCTGGTAGCCCCCAAACATTTCAGCACGGCCACGGACTGTAGTTTTTCCTTGATATAGATATGCACAGAGCTGGCAATGCCCACACAGCCCAGCAACAAGGCAATGAACGCAACCAGGTTAAGAAATTTTCCGAAGTTATCATAACGTCGGCCCAATCGCTGTCCTGAAGACACATGGGTATCGATATCGGCATTTTCAACATCGAGCTTAGCGTATACCTCTTCGTCAAGTGCTTCCAGATCTTGGTCGGGTTCGGCCACAAAATAATAGTCATAATCGACCCTGCTACCAATCTGTACGAGCCCTGTGGCCTCGATAAAACGATAGGGAACTATCACTGGAGGCGCGATCGAGGCCCCAACGCCGCCCATTCCCGGAGCCGAGACCAAACTGCCCAAAACCGGGAATACACTTTCCCCCAATTTGATACTATCGCCAGGCTTGATCCCAAATTGTACCATCAAGGTCGCATCGACCAAGGCCCCACCCTCTTGTTGGTATTCTTTGGCTGCTGAAAGGGGCTTCGTTTCAAACTCGCCATAAAAGGGATAATCACCTTCAATACCGCGAACCCCTACCAGTTTCGTGTCACCGTTTCGCGTAAAAACCGCCATCGAAGGAAAACTGACTTCGTGGCCATCTGCACCACCCAATGAATCTATGACCGCCATGACACGCTCATTGGGCGGCTGGTCGGTGTCAATCTTATAATCGGCACCCATTAATGCCTTTGATTGAAGCGCTATGTTTTCTTTTAGATTGGCACTGAAAGACTGTATCGAAACCACAGCTGCGATACCCAACACAATCGAGGCCATAAATAGGAACAACCGTTTACCACTGGCCTTACTGTCACGCCAAGCCATTTTCAACAGCCAATTGAAACCCGCTGTATTTTTATTTTTATCAAATGGGGCCACTAGGTTACTACGGGTTCGTTTGACAAAATCTTTCCGCCCTTGAGCCGTAAGATGCGCCCTGTTCGTTGGGCCAACTCCACATCGTGGGTCACGATGACCAAGGTGGTGCCCGCTTCTTGGTTCAGATCGAAGAGTAGTTGCACGACTTTATCCCCTGTTTCCTCATCTAGGTTACCGGTAGGTTCATCTGCAAACAAAATGGAGGGACGGTTTGAAAAGGCCCGCGCCAATGCCACCCGTTGTTGCTCACCGCCCGACAATTGGGAAGGGTAATGATGAAAGCGGTCTTTTAGCCCTACCTTGTCCAACAGGTCGATCCCTATCTTTTGAGGATTTTTGACACCCTGTAATTCTAGGGGTACCACAACATTTTCCAAAGCTGTTAGGGTCGGTAACAATTGAAAGTTCTGAAAGATGAAACCCACTTCTTGGTTACGGAGCAAGGCAAGTTCATCTTCGTTCAACATGTTCAATTTGGCACCACAAAGTTCGACCGTACCGGAATCAGGTCTGTCCAACCCGGCACAAAGCCCCAGAAGCGTGGTCTTGCCGCTTCCTGAAGGGCCTACTATGGCAAAGGTCTCGCCCGACTCAATTGAAAAGGTGATGTCTTCGAGTACGGTAAGTTTTCTAGAACCACTGGTATATGTTTTTCCAAGATGGGCGACGTTTAATATCTTTGACATGAATGCCTTGGTTTCCGTTGGGTTAAAGCGGAAAAATAGGCAAATGATTTTGATTTTTTACGCCCATGAACCCAAAGACACTCTTAAAGTTTCGTTATTTTTTGCTGTTCATCTTTCTGCTGGCCTGTAAGGATGCCCCAAAGAATGAATCTGAGGCCACCACAGCACAAGAGACCGAAGAAACCTCCAATGCCAATGAGGAAAAATCAAACAAAACCATTCTTTTTTTTGGCGACAGCCTTACCGCAGGTTATGGTCTAAAGACAGAGGAAGCCTTCCCAGCCCTCATTCAAGACCGGCTTGATTCGCTTGGCCTAGAGTACACCGTCATCAATTCAGGGGTCAGTGGCGAGACCACTTCTGGTGGACTCAACCGCTTAGATTGGGTACTCAGGCAAGAGGTAGCTATTTTTGTACTCGAACTGGGCGCGAACGATGGTCTACGTGGCGTACCGCTAGCCGAAACGCGAAAGAACCTGCAAGAAATCATCAATGCGGTCAAGGCAAAAAGTTCAGATACCCAAATAGTTTTGGCAGGCATGCAGATACCGCCCAACATGGGACCGGAGTACACCACGGAATTTCGCACTATTTTCCCTGAATTGGCAGCGCAGAACGATATTCCGTTGATTCCTTTCTTGTTAGAGGGTGTGGCTGGCATTCGTGAATTGAATCTGGAAGATGGCATACACCCCACGGCCGAGGGACACAAAATCGTTAGGGAGAATGTTTGGAAGGTTCTAGAACCTGTCTTGGTAAAATGAAAACGGTACATAAAGACATTATAGCTTACAACGATACCCAATCTGCTGCCGATAAAGCCATTTGTCGTGTTTTGGCCCATGAAATCACACAACACTTACCGAATGCAGAAAACAAAATATGGCACAGGCATCCGGTTTGGTTCTTGGATGGAAACCCTATTGTAGGATATAGCAAACAGAAGAAAGGCTTACGGCTCATGTTTTGGAGCGGAGCTGGTTTTGAGGAAGAAGATTTGAACGTTAAGGGCAAAAAATTCAAGGATGCCTCTATCTTCTACAACGCCGTGTCTGAAATCGATGTGGCCAAATTACAGTATTGGCTCGAAAAATCGAGAAGCATTCAATGGGATTATAAAAACATCGTCAAACGCAAAGGTGTACTTGAAAGATTGAAATAGTCGTAAGTCGTAAATGTTAAAACCTGAAAAATCTCCCTAAAAATACCGCCCTGTTGCTTATCGACATCCAAAAAGGATTGGATGAGCACGATTTTTATGGCGGTAACCGTAACAATCCACAAGCCGAAGAAAATGCGGCCAAAATCTTAAGGTATTGGCGCAAAAGGGGCCAGCCTATTTTTCATGTACGCCATAGTTCGCAAAACCCAAGATCACCCTTGCATGCCTCAAAATCGGGCTTTGACATCAAAGAAGAAGTAAAACCGCTTGAGAACGAACCCCTTTTCACCAAAAATGTCAACAGTGCCTTTATTGGTACGGACCTAGAAGATGTTCTGAAAGATAATGGTATCAACAATATTGTAATGGTGGGCCTGACCACCAACCATTGCATTTCGACCAGTGTGCGAATGGCGGCAAATCTGGGTTTTGAGACCGTGCTGGTATCCGATGCCTGTGCGGCCTTTGACCAAATGGGCATAAACGGTAAACCATTCGATGCAGAGCTTATTCACCAAACCGCCTTGGCCAGTCTAAAAGATGAGTTTGCACAAATTCTGTCCACCGCAAAACTGTTGGAAAAAATGCATTAAAAAACCGCGCAATCTCTACAATTGCGCGGCCAATCAATATTCAAAAAACATCCCTACAATTTCACACCAACACCAACACCAAATATCCAGGGATTAATATCTACATCGGCTACTACGGTCGCCCCTAAAGCTGTGGTAGCGTTGACCGTCGCATCTGTATTCAAAAACAATTTCTTGACATCGAAGTTCAAGAACCACTTGTCGTTCAACATATAATCGAATCCGCCTTGCAGGGCAAACCCGACCGTTGTATCATAATCGACATCATCGGCCACTGGCCCCTCATCCACTCCATAGAATAAGGTCAAATTGGGTCCTGCTCCCAAATAAGGAACAAAATCACCTCCGGTAAAGTGATATTGCGCGGTCAAGGTGGGTGGCAGTAGCCATACATGCCCCAAATCGATATCGCCAGCAGCTGTACCTACGGCTTCAACATCATGTTTAGCCGTCGCCAAAATCAGCTCCAATGACCAATTTTCATTAAAAAAATAGGTAATATCAAATTCTGGAACCACTGCTGTTGAAATGGAAACATCTCCTCCTATTGCCTCTATATCTGCGCTTTCATCAGGGGTTACTACTATACCTCTTAACCTGAACTGCCATTTTGAATCATCATTGCCGTCTGGTGCCGTCTGGGAAATGCCTAGGCCGGAAAGGCAAAACATTGCCACGAATAAAGAAATTGCGGTTTTTTTCATCTTTTTCTTTTTAAAAATTCACGCAAAATTATTGGCAACTCTTTCAACAGAATATGATGAATGTCATTGTTCAAAAAATAATCAGTGTGAATCACACCCAGAAATGAAATTCTTTCCATCTGCTCAAGCCAAAGCAAAAAAGGTGACAGTTTTGGTGAAAGTAATCCAAACAGTATTCGACCAAGCATCAGATCGAGATGGATCAAGTGGGTCTAA is a window from the Muricauda sp. SCSIO 65647 genome containing:
- a CDS encoding arylesterase; its protein translation is MNPKTLLKFRYFLLFIFLLACKDAPKNESEATTAQETEETSNANEEKSNKTILFFGDSLTAGYGLKTEEAFPALIQDRLDSLGLEYTVINSGVSGETTSGGLNRLDWVLRQEVAIFVLELGANDGLRGVPLAETRKNLQEIINAVKAKSSDTQIVLAGMQIPPNMGPEYTTEFRTIFPELAAQNDIPLIPFLLEGVAGIRELNLEDGIHPTAEGHKIVRENVWKVLEPVLVK
- a CDS encoding OmpW/AlkL family protein codes for the protein MKKTAISLFVAMFCLSGLGISQTAPDGNDDSKWQFRLRGIVVTPDESADIEAIGGDVSISTAVVPEFDITYFFNENWSLELILATAKHDVEAVGTAAGDIDLGHVWLLPPTLTAQYHFTGGDFVPYLGAGPNLTLFYGVDEGPVADDVDYDTTVGFALQGGFDYMLNDKWFLNFDVKKLFLNTDATVNATTALGATVVADVDINPWIFGVGVGVKL
- a CDS encoding ABC transporter permease yields the protein MAWRDSKASGKRLFLFMASIVLGIAAVVSIQSFSANLKENIALQSKALMGADYKIDTDQPPNERVMAVIDSLGGADGHEVSFPSMAVFTRNGDTKLVGVRGIEGDYPFYGEFETKPLSAAKEYQQEGGALVDATLMVQFGIKPGDSIKLGESVFPVLGSLVSAPGMGGVGASIAPPVIVPYRFIEATGLVQIGSRVDYDYYFVAEPDQDLEALDEEVYAKLDVENADIDTHVSSGQRLGRRYDNFGKFLNLVAFIALLLGCVGIASSVHIYIKEKLQSVAVLKCLGATRRQTFFIYLLQIAGMGLVGGLFGVLAGLLLQQSFPFVLQDFLPFEVEVSWVPDAIVVGLALGILMSILFAMSPLLGTWFVSPLQVLRIQDNGVQKSKTARAVVFTAIMLFIFAFSYWLLDNLQYALFFVLALIAVFAVLGGTAKFFMKIVKRYFPHSWGFAARQSLLNLFRPNNQTVVLILAIGIGTFLISTLYFTRDILLARASIDGSREAPNLILLDVQTEERETASLGITEEGLDVINSIPIITMRIHQIKDSTVREIITDTTSTLNSWILYHEFRVTYRDSLVASETTIDGSWPQTTWEDGPIPVSLTDNVAEDARVKVGDKLLFNIQGVLMETVVAHIRSVDWLRMQLNFNILFPSGVLEEAPQFHILTTKTPDETISASLQRKLVRQLPTVSIIDLRQVFTVIEDILDKIAWVINFIAFFSILTGIIVLIGSVRTSKYQRIKESVLLRTLGAKSKQILRITAFEYLYLGLLGSAMGVLLSLLGSYLLAKFVFDTEFTPSWEPMLIVLPGITVLVLLIGLLNSRSVLQSPPLEVLRKEVS
- a CDS encoding cysteine hydrolase family protein, translated to MKNLPKNTALLLIDIQKGLDEHDFYGGNRNNPQAEENAAKILRYWRKRGQPIFHVRHSSQNPRSPLHASKSGFDIKEEVKPLENEPLFTKNVNSAFIGTDLEDVLKDNGINNIVMVGLTTNHCISTSVRMAANLGFETVLVSDACAAFDQMGINGKPFDAELIHQTALASLKDEFAQILSTAKLLEKMH
- a CDS encoding DUF1801 domain-containing protein, which gives rise to MKTVHKDIIAYNDTQSAADKAICRVLAHEITQHLPNAENKIWHRHPVWFLDGNPIVGYSKQKKGLRLMFWSGAGFEEEDLNVKGKKFKDASIFYNAVSEIDVAKLQYWLEKSRSIQWDYKNIVKRKGVLERLK
- a CDS encoding ABC transporter ATP-binding protein, producing the protein MSKILNVAHLGKTYTSGSRKLTVLEDITFSIESGETFAIVGPSGSGKTTLLGLCAGLDRPDSGTVELCGAKLNMLNEDELALLRNQEVGFIFQNFQLLPTLTALENVVVPLELQGVKNPQKIGIDLLDKVGLKDRFHHYPSQLSGGEQQRVALARAFSNRPSILFADEPTGNLDEETGDKVVQLLFDLNQEAGTTLVIVTHDVELAQRTGRILRLKGGKILSNEPVVT